The nucleotide window AGGTGCGGTGGCGAAGTCTTTTTGCGGCAATGCAAAAACAACTTCCCTGCTTCCCCGCACCTGCAGGCGGGGCGCTCAGGCGCGCTTCATCACCCGCCGCGCCATGCCCAGGGAGAGGGCGGCGGCGTTGGACACGTTGAGGCTCTTGATGGCCCCCGGCAGGTCGATGCGCGCGAGCACGTCGCAGGTCTCGCGGGTGAGCTGGCGCAGGCCCTTGCCTTCGGCGCCCAGCACCAAAGCCAGTGGCGCTCGCATGGGCGTGTCTTCCAGGTCGGCGGGGCCCTCGCTGTCGAGGCCCACCACCAGCATGCCGTTCTCTTTCAGCTCGGTGAGCGCGCGCGCCAGGTTGGTCACGAGGCAGAAGGGCACATGCTCCAGCCCGCCCGACGCGCTCTTGGCGAGGACGCCGGTGGCGGCCGGGCTGTGGCGGGCGGTGGTGACGATGGCGCTGACCGCGAATGCCGCCGCCGAACGCACGATGGCGCCCACATTGTGCGGGTCGGTGATCTGGTCCAGCACCAGCACCAGGTCGGTCTTGGCGATGTCCTTGAGGCGCGGGGAGGGCAGGTGGTCCACCTCGGCGAGCAGGCCCTGGTGCACCGCGTCGGCGCCCAACAGCTTGTCGATGTCGCCCGGCCGCACGATCTCGGGCGCGATGGGTGGGGTCAGGCCTTCTTCCGCGAGGCGGTGGATTGCATTCTCGGTGGCGCGCAGGCGCCGGAAGCGGCGCTTCGGATTGCCGATGGCCTCCGCCACCGTGTGCCAGCCATAGAGCAGGGCCACGTCGTCCGCCCCCGCCCACGACGGCGGCTTGCCCCCGGCCTTGCCGCCACCGCCGCTGCCACCCTTAGCCCAGCGTGGGGCACCGGGCGCGCCGGGGCGGCTCGTGAAGGGCGGTCGGGAGCCGGGGCGGCGGGGTTCGCGGGGCGGACGGTCGGACATGGGGAGGCTTTGTCAGACCCCGCCGTCCGGCGCAAGGGGCGTCACGCGGGGATCCGGCGCCGGGATGCGGCGCGGGGATGCGGGCTGTGCGGTGCGGCGGG belongs to Xanthobacter autotrophicus Py2 and includes:
- a CDS encoding RNA methyltransferase, TrmH family, group 3 (TIGRFAM: RNA methyltransferase, TrmH family, group 3~PFAM: tRNA/rRNA methyltransferase (SpoU); RNA 2-O ribose methyltransferase substrate binding~KEGG: rpb:RPB_2203 RNA methyltransferase TrmH, group 3), yielding MSDRPPREPRRPGSRPPFTSRPGAPGAPRWAKGGSGGGGKAGGKPPSWAGADDVALLYGWHTVAEAIGNPKRRFRRLRATENAIHRLAEEGLTPPIAPEIVRPGDIDKLLGADAVHQGLLAEVDHLPSPRLKDIAKTDLVLVLDQITDPHNVGAIVRSAAAFAVSAIVTTARHSPAATGVLAKSASGGLEHVPFCLVTNLARALTELKENGMLVVGLDSEGPADLEDTPMRAPLALVLGAEGKGLRQLTRETCDVLARIDLPGAIKSLNVSNAAALSLGMARRVMKRA